In a genomic window of candidate division WOR-3 bacterium:
- the ahcY gene encoding adenosylhomocysteinase, translated as MLKEGLNKILWAQKNMPVLLSIKEKFKKDKILKDIKISACLHVTSETANLVITLKEAGAEVALCASNPLSTKDDVAHALREEYGIKVFAKYGATKEEYYEHIEKALSIEPDITLDDGADLTSFLHQNFEKFGKNIKGGTEETTTGVIRLKSMEKNKVLKYPIIAVNDSRTKYLFDNRYGTGQSTIDGILRATNILLAGKNFVVCGYGWCGRGVAMRARGMGAKVIVTEIDPIKALEAKMDGFDVMKIEKASLIGDIFVTVTGNKNVIDIPHIKNMKNGAILANSGHFNVEINVEGLKKIAKKIEKIRENVEKYTLEDGKEIFLLSEGRLVNLAAAEGHPPDVMDMSFSNQALACEYIVKNYKKLEKKVYTLPLEIDREIARLKLESMGAEIDELTEEQKKYLESWEEGT; from the coding sequence ATGCTAAAAGAAGGACTAAACAAAATACTCTGGGCTCAAAAAAATATGCCTGTTCTTTTATCAATAAAAGAAAAATTTAAAAAAGATAAAATACTTAAAGATATTAAAATTTCTGCTTGTCTCCATGTAACTTCTGAAACAGCAAATCTGGTGATTACCTTAAAAGAAGCAGGGGCAGAGGTTGCCTTATGTGCTTCAAATCCTCTTTCAACCAAAGACGATGTCGCTCATGCCTTAAGAGAAGAATACGGAATTAAAGTTTTTGCAAAATATGGAGCGACAAAGGAAGAATATTATGAGCATATTGAAAAAGCATTATCAATTGAGCCTGATATAACTCTTGATGATGGTGCAGATTTAACTTCTTTTTTGCATCAAAATTTTGAAAAATTTGGTAAAAATATAAAGGGTGGAACAGAAGAAACTACTACGGGAGTTATAAGGTTAAAAAGTATGGAAAAAAACAAGGTGCTTAAATACCCAATAATAGCAGTAAATGATTCAAGAACTAAATATTTATTTGATAATAGATACGGAACAGGTCAGAGCACAATAGATGGCATTTTAAGGGCAACAAATATTTTGCTTGCTGGCAAAAATTTTGTTGTTTGCGGATACGGATGGTGTGGAAGAGGTGTTGCAATGAGAGCAAGGGGAATGGGAGCTAAAGTTATTGTTACAGAAATTGATCCAATAAAAGCCCTTGAAGCAAAAATGGATGGTTTTGATGTAATGAAAATAGAAAAAGCAAGTTTAATAGGTGATATATTTGTTACTGTAACTGGAAATAAAAATGTTATTGATATCCCTCATATAAAGAATATGAAAAATGGAGCAATTTTAGCAAATTCAGGGCATTTTAATGTGGAAATAAATGTTGAAGGTCTTAAAAAAATTGCAAAAAAAATTGAAAAGATCAGAGAAAATGTAGAAAAATACACCCTTGAAGATGGAAAAGAAATCTTTTTATTGAGTGAAGGTCGCCTTGTTAATCTTGCAGCAGCAGAAGGTCATCCACCTGATGTTATGGATATGAGCTTTTCCAACCAGGCTCTTGCCTGTGAATATATAGTAAAAAACTACAAAAAACTTGAGAAAAAAGTTTATACTCTGCCTCTTGAAATTGATAGAGAAATAGCAAGATTAAAATTAGAAAGCATGGGAGCAGAAATAGATGAGTTAACAGAAGAACAAAAAAAATACCTTGAATCCTGGGAAGAAGGAACATAA